One region of bacterium genomic DNA includes:
- a CDS encoding BlaI/MecI/CopY family transcriptional regulator, translating into MADKKTLTHVELEFMHVIWEHEPVATEDIQHVLASHGRNITDGGIRRILSILMKKGFLSRTKDGRAFLYCSKVKHEEAA; encoded by the coding sequence ATGGCTGACAAGAAAACGCTTACTCATGTCGAGCTCGAGTTCATGCATGTAATATGGGAGCATGAGCCGGTCGCGACCGAGGATATCCAGCATGTGCTCGCATCCCATGGGCGAAATATTACCGATGGCGGTATCAGGCGGATTCTCTCCATACTCATGAAAAAGGGATTCCTGAGCCGAACGAAAGACGGCAGGGCATTTCTCTACTGCTCCAAAGTCAAACACGAAGAGGCGGC